The nucleotide sequence TGGGGGAGGGACGCCGAGTCTTCCTCGACTGTGAGCACTTCTTCGACGGCTACGCCCACGATCGTGATTACGGGGTGCGGGTGCTGGAGGCGGCCCAGGAGGCGGGCGCCGACGTCGGCGTTCTGTGCGACACCAACGGGGGAATGCTTCCGATGGGGATCGCCGAGATCGTCGCCGAGGTCCGCTCCCGAGTCGGCATCCGATTGGGGATCCACACCCAGGACGACACCGGCTGCGCCGTGGCCAACACGCTCGCCGCGGTCTCAGCCGGCGTGACCCACGTGCAGGGCACGGCCAACGGTTACGGCGAGCGCGCGGGCAACGCCAATATCTTCTCCGTGATCGGGGGCCTGGTGTTCAAGATGGGGCTGGACGTGCTGCCCGCCGGGACGATCGGTGAGTCGCAGCGCGTCGCCCATGCCATTGCCGAGATCGCCAACCTCGCGCCGGACACGCACGCACCGTATGTGGGTAGTTCTGCCTTTGCCCACAAGGCGGGCCTGCATGCCTCGGCGATCAAGATGGGACCTGAGCTCTACAACCACATGAGCCCGGAGCTGGTCGGCAACAGCCAGAAGATCCTGATCACCGAGATGGCCGGTCGAGCATCCGTGGAGCTCAAGTCGGCCGAGTTGGGCGTCGATGTGACCGGCCGTCCCGAAGTCGTGTCCTCGGTGGTGGAGCGGGTGAAGGAGCGGGAGGCCGGCGGGTGGTCCTACGAGGCTGCCGATGCCTCCTTCGAGCTGCTGGTGCGCGACGAGTTGGCCGGCGGATCGTTCTCGGCGCCCTTCGAGCTGGAGTCCTACCGAGCCATCGTCGACCGTCGCGAGGACGGCACCGTGGTCACCGAGGCGACCGTGAAGGTGCACGCCGACGGCCGGCGAGTCATTTCCACCGCAGAGGGCAATGGTCCGGTCAACGCGCTGGACCGGGCGCTGCGGCAGGCGCTGGGTGACGTCTACCCGCGCCTGGCCGAGTTCGAGCTGACCGACTTCAAGGTTCGGATCCTGCCCGGAAAAC is from Jatrophihabitans telluris and encodes:
- the cimA gene encoding citramalate synthase, which codes for MLTDDFHVFDTTLRDGAQREGISYSVGDKLAVARLLDTLGVGFIEGGWPGAVPKDTEFFARAADGELKLEHATLVAFGSTRKAGVGVAVDAQVRALLDSRASVVTLVAKSDVWHVERALRTSLEENLAMVSDTVSFLVGEGRRVFLDCEHFFDGYAHDRDYGVRVLEAAQEAGADVGVLCDTNGGMLPMGIAEIVAEVRSRVGIRLGIHTQDDTGCAVANTLAAVSAGVTHVQGTANGYGERAGNANIFSVIGGLVFKMGLDVLPAGTIGESQRVAHAIAEIANLAPDTHAPYVGSSAFAHKAGLHASAIKMGPELYNHMSPELVGNSQKILITEMAGRASVELKSAELGVDVTGRPEVVSSVVERVKEREAGGWSYEAADASFELLVRDELAGGSFSAPFELESYRAIVDRREDGTVVTEATVKVHADGRRVISTAEGNGPVNALDRALRQALGDVYPRLAEFELTDFKVRILPGKHGTDAVTRVLIETADAAGDWTTVGVHPNIIEASWLALADAVRFGLLPPSA